From a region of the Zingiber officinale cultivar Zhangliang chromosome 4B, Zo_v1.1, whole genome shotgun sequence genome:
- the LOC121975688 gene encoding protein NETWORKED 1B-like isoform X2, which produces MATLSEAESRRLYSWWWDSHIIPKHSKWLQDNLADIDDKVKAMIRLVEEDADSFAKKAEMYFKKRPELMKLVEEFYRGYRALAERYDHATGALRQAHRTIAEAFPNQTPFDLFDEYLSLDAETNNPEMPQGNSHANDADNDLDATFMESEEGKVSEYRLLQKEIVRLSTENQELKKQISLESARADKNEGEVQRLKEIYSAAKFEKEESLTRYLESMTRISDLEDEVSHTKAELKKLGEEMILGATCLNNTEEWRLALEKANRSLNLELDLLKKKMEHQQEELNQKGLELEILNVSLEDKDQRNVEAEIACQLIKKRHTDTLEEMRHQVLELEMEVEKLKDVDEELKKIREENVKLIEEQFSSSLKIFSLQDENFFLMDLKRKLEDEADLHMDEKEALQIQLDCLTQERDDLVVKCHALTDELQGVNLNVESLQTLIEDLRDANLELRDTIMENEDKRTLYMLNLNHKQTMSKEIQVLEATLSNVNAELDRLRRKLKAANQQIEKLSKKNAFLENSQSDMNVELEDLRRKLKSVKESCKSLGNAKLCLLSENSTLKSQVESFKQNLQSLEGRYSEIESKSTNLEREKDSILRQIEELQDLLIMEKKENHNIFQSSKIQQNALENQILHLQGQARQWEENFQMEHHHIVDAQIEIFILQKCLSDMREVNLNLSFSSQKQEYELRCAEKLMLKLEQECLKLESKITSLTEHNTKVRDWLHVIIRSLRKDLEHASLDNSEDELVLQLILRELKQMQQTNSEVQDEKQCMFQEKSAVINLLQQFGKYVTELREEKTILERESEVRAENLTWVKCKNAEILATSELLRNEMQASNEREEALKIEVDLLFRQLACLQKTHSTLQTDCFEALEENKSLCRKLYNSRDNDDKLEEENNLLMEFIALDCLSVVCRSLISEINSALNLLINENNNLHKSNSKLEVENTLVNGKIVMLEDENTHLKDSLADLKECRGDLLEVQYNVNHAISVSAKEQMEILQEEITVKNSTIHELEKKIYVLEGETTGLRSDLNEYSLFLESLWDDIAILEDLTLSLVRRYSTSTSINTIKEEDDQFQSSLYTKRGQEEDKEEFSATGPMGHQKLQDLHNKVKLLQEAVMDTGNVLVLERLDSSASLDAAWKEIEGLKTTGASDNDIARSKYKQLMSDIQIDIVLNSPRYKNGVLSHGLRNSKEAGELWGKYEEGCSTQNQSYRTAEMEGKLFEKECIGKLELPEKVESCRDWNRKVLDRLFSDAQRLLLLQASIKELQKNMETPERINQPTRSELNAIGMQLKDAEGTISELSEVNGNLTKQVEDLFASPDDQSEKKASHSKRQKQISDWAQKVSEKIGRLELEMKKIQYGLLKLKDENANKRMRTMKRRAGIRLREYIYGRRNNRRQKEGSSCGCLRPAENSD; this is translated from the exons ATGGCAACATTGTCAGAAGCTGAATCCAGACGCTTGTATTCATGGTGGTGGGATAGTCATATCATCCCCAAGCACTCCAAATGGCTGCAGGATAATCTTGCAG ACATAGATGACAAGGTAAAAGCCATGATCAGACTTGTAGAAGAAGATGCTGATTCGTTTGCGAAAAAAGCAGAAATGTACTTCAAGAAACGTCCTGAGCTTATGAAATTGGTAGAGGAATTTTACCGTGGCTACCGGGCGCTGGCAGAACGATACGATCATGCGACTGGGGCACTTCGTCAGGCTCACCGAACTATAGCTGAAGCATTTCCTAACCAAACTCCTTTCGACTTGTTCGATGAGTACCTATCCCTGGATGCAGAGACAAATAATCCTGAAATGCCGCAAGGAAATTCACATGCAAATGATGCAGATAATGATCTTGATGCAACTTTCATGGAGAGTGAGGAAGGCAAAGTTTCAGAGTATAGATTACTTCAGAAAGAAATAGTGAGGCTGTCGACTGAAAACCAGGAGCTGAAGAAGCAAATTAGTTTGGAATCAGCACGTGCTGATAAAAATGAAGGTGAAGTTCAACGCCTAAAAGAGATCTACTCTGCagcaaaatttgaaaaagaagaatcaCTTACTCGATATCTGGAGTCTATGACGAGAATATCTGACTTGGAAGATGAAGTCTCTCACACCAAAGCTGAGCTTAAGAAACTCGGTGAGGAGATGATCTTAGGAGCTACATGTTTAAACAACACCGAGGAATGGAGGCTTGCCTTGGAGAAGGCTAATCGATCATTAAATTTGGAACTTGACCTCCTAAAGAAAAAAATGGAGCATCAACAGGAGGAGCTAAACCAAAAGGGGCTGGAGCTGGAAATCCTCAATGTCTCCTTAGAAGATAAAGATCAAAGAAACGTGGAAGCTGAGATAGCTTGCCAATTGATTAAAAAGAGGCATACCGATACCCTTGAAGAGATGAGGCATCAGGTACTGGAGCTCGAAATGGAAGTTGAGAAACTGAAGGATGTGGATGAAGAACTTAAGAAGATCAGGGAGGAGAATGTGAAGCTAATTGAGGAACAATTTTCGTCTTCTCTAAAAATATTTAGCCTGCAGGATGAGAATTTTTTCCTGATGGATTTGAAAAGGAAACTTGAAGATGAAGCTGATCTTCATATGGACGAAAAGGAAGCTCTTCAGATACAACTAGATTGTCTTACACAAGAAAGAGATGATTTGGTAGTTAAGTGTCATGCACTTACAGATGAACTTCAGGGAGTTAATTTAAATGTAGAATCCCTTCAGACCTTAATAGAGGATTTGAGGGATGCAAACCTTGAACTTAGGGATACAATCATGGAAAATGAGGACAAAAGAACTCTTTACATGCTTAACCTAAACCATAAGCAAACAATGTCAAAGGAGATTCAAGTATTAGAAGCTACACTTTCGAACGTAAATGCTGAATTAGACAGATTAAGAAGGAAG TTGAAGGCTGCAAATCAGCAAATAGAGAAGCTCTCAAAGAAAAATGCATTCCTAGAGAACTCCCAATCTGATATGAATGTTGAACTCGAGGATTTGAGAAGAAAGTTGAAGAGTGTGAAAGAATCCTGCAAGTCTCTTGGCAATGCGAAATTATGTCTTCTTTCTGAGAACAGCACGCTCAAATCGCAG GTTGAAAGCTTTAAACAGAATCTGCAGAGCTTGGAAGGCAGGTATTCTGAGATAGAGAGCAAAAGCACTAACCTAGAGAGGGAGAAAGATTCAATCCTTCGTCAAATAGAAGAACTTCAAGATTTATTAATcatggaaaagaaagaaaaccatAACATTTTTCAGTCTAGCAAAATTCAACAGAATGCATTAGAAAATCAGATATTGCACCTTCAGGGACAAGCTAGGCAATGGGAGGAGAATTTTCAAATGGAACATCACCACATTGTAGATGCTCAGATCGAAATTTTCATATTGCAGAAATGCTTAAGCGATATGAGAGAGGTGAACTTGAACTTATCGTTCTCATCTCAAAAACAGGAATATGAATTAAGATGTGCTGAGAAACTTATGCTGAAGCTTGAGCAGGAATGCTTGAAACTGGAGAGTAAGATAACATCTTTAACAGAACATAACACGAAAGTAAGGGACTGGCTACACGTGATAATAAGATCACTTAGGAAGGATCTTGAGCATGCTTCTTTAGACAATAGCGAAGATGAATTAGTTTTGCAGCTTATTTTGCGTGAACTGAAACAAATGCAACAGACTAATTCAGAGGTCCAGGATGAAAAGCAGTGTATGTTTCAGGAGAAATCAGCTGTCATTAACCTTCTACAGCAGTTTGGGAAGTATGTCACAGAACTAAGAGAAGAGAAGACCATTCTTGAGAGAGAATCTGAAGTAAGAGCAGAGAATCTTACCTGGGTAAAATGCAAGAATGCTGAAATCCTTGCAACGAGTGAACTTCTGAGGAACGAGATGCAGGCAAGCAACGAACGAGAAGAAGCCTTGAAAATTGAAGTGGATTTGCTATTCAGACAGTTAGCTTGTCTACAAAAAACTCACAGCACATTACAAACTGATTGCTTTGAGGCACTGGAAGAAAATAAGTCTCTCTGTAGGAAGCTGTATAACTCGAGAGACAATGATGACAAACTGGAAGAGGAGAACAATCTTCTTATGGAATTTATTGCTTTGGACTGCCTTTCTGTGGTGTGTAGGAGTCTTATCTCAGAGATAAATTCAGCTCTGAATCTATTGATTAATGAAAATAACAATCTCCACAAGTCCAACAGCAAGCTTGAAGTGGAGAACACGCTCGTCAATGGGAAAATAGTAATGCTTGAAGATGAAAACACACATCTGAAGGACTCGCTGGCTGACTTGAAAGAGTGCAGAGGTGATTTGCTAGAAGTCCAGTATAATGTCAATCATGCTATAAGTGTTAGTGCAAAAGAACAAATGGAAATTCTCCAGGAGGAAATCACAGTAAAAAATTCAACTATACATGAGTTGGAGAAAAAGATTTATGTCCTCGAAGGAGAAACAACTGGACTAAGAAGCGATTTGAATGAGTATTCACTGTTTTTGGAGTCCCTCTGGGATGACATTGCAATCCTAGAAGATCTCACACTTTCCCTTGTGAGGCGGTATTCTACTTCTACTTCAATAAATACGATAAAAGAGGAG GATGATCAGTTTCAGTCTTCTCTCTATACCAAGAGGGGCCAAGAAGAAGATAAGGAAGAATTTAGTGCCACCGGACCTATGGGACATCAAAAACTGCAAGATTTGCACAACAAGGTGAAGCTGCTTCAGGAGGCTGTGATGGATACAGGAAATGTTCTGGTGCTTGAACGATTAGATTCGAGTGCTAGTTTGGATGCTGCATGGAAAGAAATTGAAGGGTTAAAAACGACAGGAGCCTCCGACAATGACATCGCTAGATCAAAGTATAAGCAGCTCATGAGCGACATACAAATCGATATCGTTTTGAATTCTCCAAGGTACAAGAACGGTGTTCTTTCCCATGGCCTAAGAAACTCTAAAGAGGCTGGTGAACTGTGGGGAAAATATGAAGAGGGGTGCAGCACCCAAAATCAGAGCTACCGAACTGCAGAAATGGAAGGAAAGCTATTTGAGAAAGAATGCATTGGCAAGCTAGAACTCCCTGAGAAAGTAGAATCATGCCGTGACTGGAACAGAAAGGTCTTAGATAGACTCTTTTCTGATGCACAGAGGTTGCTGCTTCTGCAAGCGAGTATAAAGGAACTACAGAAGAACATGGAAACACCTGAAAGGATCAACCAGCCTACTAGATCAGAGCTCAATGCCATCGGCATGCAATTGAAAGACGCCGAGGGAACCATATCAGAGCTCAGTGAAGTTAATGGTAATTTGACAAAGCAAGTGGAAGACCTTTTTGCTTCCCCCGATGATCAGTCAGAGAAGAAGGCTAGTCACAGCAAAAGGCAGAAGCAAATCTCCGACTGGGCACAGAAGGTGTCTGAGAAAATCGGAAGGTTGGAATTGGAGATGAAGAAGATTCAATACGGTTTGCTGAAATTGAAGGATGAAAATGCAAATAAAAGAATGAGGACGATGAAACGGAGGGCTGGGATTCGCCTGAGGGAATACATCTATGGAAGGAGAAACAACAGGAGACAGAAGGAAGGTTCTTCCTGCGGCTGTTTGAGGCCTGCAGAGAACAGTGACTAA
- the LOC121975688 gene encoding protein NETWORKED 1A-like isoform X1 produces the protein MATLSEAESRRLYSWWWDSHIIPKHSKWLQDNLADIDDKVKAMIRLVEEDADSFAKKAEMYFKKRPELMKLVEEFYRGYRALAERYDHATGALRQAHRTIAEAFPNQTPFDLFDEYLSLDAETNNPEMPQGNSHANDADNDLDATFMESEEGKVSEYRLLQKEIVRLSTENQELKKQISLESARADKNEGEVQRLKEIYSAAKFEKEESLTRYLESMTRISDLEDEVSHTKAELKKLGEEMILGATCLNNTEEWRLALEKANRSLNLELDLLKKKMEHQQEELNQKGLELEILNVSLEDKDQRNVEAEIACQLIKKRHTDTLEEMRHQVLELEMEVEKLKDVDEELKKIREENVKLIEEQFSSSLKIFSLQDENFFLMDLKRKLEDEADLHMDEKEALQIQLDCLTQERDDLVVKCHALTDELQGVNLNVESLQTLIEDLRDANLELRDTIMENEDKRTLYMLNLNHKQTMSKEIQVLEATLSNVNAELDRLRRKVDELEDSSAHLCGRISIYLAEKASLLSQLKAANQQIEKLSKKNAFLENSQSDMNVELEDLRRKLKSVKESCKSLGNAKLCLLSENSTLKSQVESFKQNLQSLEGRYSEIESKSTNLEREKDSILRQIEELQDLLIMEKKENHNIFQSSKIQQNALENQILHLQGQARQWEENFQMEHHHIVDAQIEIFILQKCLSDMREVNLNLSFSSQKQEYELRCAEKLMLKLEQECLKLESKITSLTEHNTKVRDWLHVIIRSLRKDLEHASLDNSEDELVLQLILRELKQMQQTNSEVQDEKQCMFQEKSAVINLLQQFGKYVTELREEKTILERESEVRAENLTWVKCKNAEILATSELLRNEMQASNEREEALKIEVDLLFRQLACLQKTHSTLQTDCFEALEENKSLCRKLYNSRDNDDKLEEENNLLMEFIALDCLSVVCRSLISEINSALNLLINENNNLHKSNSKLEVENTLVNGKIVMLEDENTHLKDSLADLKECRGDLLEVQYNVNHAISVSAKEQMEILQEEITVKNSTIHELEKKIYVLEGETTGLRSDLNEYSLFLESLWDDIAILEDLTLSLVRRYSTSTSINTIKEEDDQFQSSLYTKRGQEEDKEEFSATGPMGHQKLQDLHNKVKLLQEAVMDTGNVLVLERLDSSASLDAAWKEIEGLKTTGASDNDIARSKYKQLMSDIQIDIVLNSPRYKNGVLSHGLRNSKEAGELWGKYEEGCSTQNQSYRTAEMEGKLFEKECIGKLELPEKVESCRDWNRKVLDRLFSDAQRLLLLQASIKELQKNMETPERINQPTRSELNAIGMQLKDAEGTISELSEVNGNLTKQVEDLFASPDDQSEKKASHSKRQKQISDWAQKVSEKIGRLELEMKKIQYGLLKLKDENANKRMRTMKRRAGIRLREYIYGRRNNRRQKEGSSCGCLRPAENSD, from the exons ATGGCAACATTGTCAGAAGCTGAATCCAGACGCTTGTATTCATGGTGGTGGGATAGTCATATCATCCCCAAGCACTCCAAATGGCTGCAGGATAATCTTGCAG ACATAGATGACAAGGTAAAAGCCATGATCAGACTTGTAGAAGAAGATGCTGATTCGTTTGCGAAAAAAGCAGAAATGTACTTCAAGAAACGTCCTGAGCTTATGAAATTGGTAGAGGAATTTTACCGTGGCTACCGGGCGCTGGCAGAACGATACGATCATGCGACTGGGGCACTTCGTCAGGCTCACCGAACTATAGCTGAAGCATTTCCTAACCAAACTCCTTTCGACTTGTTCGATGAGTACCTATCCCTGGATGCAGAGACAAATAATCCTGAAATGCCGCAAGGAAATTCACATGCAAATGATGCAGATAATGATCTTGATGCAACTTTCATGGAGAGTGAGGAAGGCAAAGTTTCAGAGTATAGATTACTTCAGAAAGAAATAGTGAGGCTGTCGACTGAAAACCAGGAGCTGAAGAAGCAAATTAGTTTGGAATCAGCACGTGCTGATAAAAATGAAGGTGAAGTTCAACGCCTAAAAGAGATCTACTCTGCagcaaaatttgaaaaagaagaatcaCTTACTCGATATCTGGAGTCTATGACGAGAATATCTGACTTGGAAGATGAAGTCTCTCACACCAAAGCTGAGCTTAAGAAACTCGGTGAGGAGATGATCTTAGGAGCTACATGTTTAAACAACACCGAGGAATGGAGGCTTGCCTTGGAGAAGGCTAATCGATCATTAAATTTGGAACTTGACCTCCTAAAGAAAAAAATGGAGCATCAACAGGAGGAGCTAAACCAAAAGGGGCTGGAGCTGGAAATCCTCAATGTCTCCTTAGAAGATAAAGATCAAAGAAACGTGGAAGCTGAGATAGCTTGCCAATTGATTAAAAAGAGGCATACCGATACCCTTGAAGAGATGAGGCATCAGGTACTGGAGCTCGAAATGGAAGTTGAGAAACTGAAGGATGTGGATGAAGAACTTAAGAAGATCAGGGAGGAGAATGTGAAGCTAATTGAGGAACAATTTTCGTCTTCTCTAAAAATATTTAGCCTGCAGGATGAGAATTTTTTCCTGATGGATTTGAAAAGGAAACTTGAAGATGAAGCTGATCTTCATATGGACGAAAAGGAAGCTCTTCAGATACAACTAGATTGTCTTACACAAGAAAGAGATGATTTGGTAGTTAAGTGTCATGCACTTACAGATGAACTTCAGGGAGTTAATTTAAATGTAGAATCCCTTCAGACCTTAATAGAGGATTTGAGGGATGCAAACCTTGAACTTAGGGATACAATCATGGAAAATGAGGACAAAAGAACTCTTTACATGCTTAACCTAAACCATAAGCAAACAATGTCAAAGGAGATTCAAGTATTAGAAGCTACACTTTCGAACGTAAATGCTGAATTAGACAGATTAAGAAGGAAGGTAGATGAATTAGAAGACTCCTCTGCTCATTTGTGTGGTAGGATATCCATATATCTAGCTGAAAAGGCATCACTTTTGTCACAGTTGAAGGCTGCAAATCAGCAAATAGAGAAGCTCTCAAAGAAAAATGCATTCCTAGAGAACTCCCAATCTGATATGAATGTTGAACTCGAGGATTTGAGAAGAAAGTTGAAGAGTGTGAAAGAATCCTGCAAGTCTCTTGGCAATGCGAAATTATGTCTTCTTTCTGAGAACAGCACGCTCAAATCGCAG GTTGAAAGCTTTAAACAGAATCTGCAGAGCTTGGAAGGCAGGTATTCTGAGATAGAGAGCAAAAGCACTAACCTAGAGAGGGAGAAAGATTCAATCCTTCGTCAAATAGAAGAACTTCAAGATTTATTAATcatggaaaagaaagaaaaccatAACATTTTTCAGTCTAGCAAAATTCAACAGAATGCATTAGAAAATCAGATATTGCACCTTCAGGGACAAGCTAGGCAATGGGAGGAGAATTTTCAAATGGAACATCACCACATTGTAGATGCTCAGATCGAAATTTTCATATTGCAGAAATGCTTAAGCGATATGAGAGAGGTGAACTTGAACTTATCGTTCTCATCTCAAAAACAGGAATATGAATTAAGATGTGCTGAGAAACTTATGCTGAAGCTTGAGCAGGAATGCTTGAAACTGGAGAGTAAGATAACATCTTTAACAGAACATAACACGAAAGTAAGGGACTGGCTACACGTGATAATAAGATCACTTAGGAAGGATCTTGAGCATGCTTCTTTAGACAATAGCGAAGATGAATTAGTTTTGCAGCTTATTTTGCGTGAACTGAAACAAATGCAACAGACTAATTCAGAGGTCCAGGATGAAAAGCAGTGTATGTTTCAGGAGAAATCAGCTGTCATTAACCTTCTACAGCAGTTTGGGAAGTATGTCACAGAACTAAGAGAAGAGAAGACCATTCTTGAGAGAGAATCTGAAGTAAGAGCAGAGAATCTTACCTGGGTAAAATGCAAGAATGCTGAAATCCTTGCAACGAGTGAACTTCTGAGGAACGAGATGCAGGCAAGCAACGAACGAGAAGAAGCCTTGAAAATTGAAGTGGATTTGCTATTCAGACAGTTAGCTTGTCTACAAAAAACTCACAGCACATTACAAACTGATTGCTTTGAGGCACTGGAAGAAAATAAGTCTCTCTGTAGGAAGCTGTATAACTCGAGAGACAATGATGACAAACTGGAAGAGGAGAACAATCTTCTTATGGAATTTATTGCTTTGGACTGCCTTTCTGTGGTGTGTAGGAGTCTTATCTCAGAGATAAATTCAGCTCTGAATCTATTGATTAATGAAAATAACAATCTCCACAAGTCCAACAGCAAGCTTGAAGTGGAGAACACGCTCGTCAATGGGAAAATAGTAATGCTTGAAGATGAAAACACACATCTGAAGGACTCGCTGGCTGACTTGAAAGAGTGCAGAGGTGATTTGCTAGAAGTCCAGTATAATGTCAATCATGCTATAAGTGTTAGTGCAAAAGAACAAATGGAAATTCTCCAGGAGGAAATCACAGTAAAAAATTCAACTATACATGAGTTGGAGAAAAAGATTTATGTCCTCGAAGGAGAAACAACTGGACTAAGAAGCGATTTGAATGAGTATTCACTGTTTTTGGAGTCCCTCTGGGATGACATTGCAATCCTAGAAGATCTCACACTTTCCCTTGTGAGGCGGTATTCTACTTCTACTTCAATAAATACGATAAAAGAGGAG GATGATCAGTTTCAGTCTTCTCTCTATACCAAGAGGGGCCAAGAAGAAGATAAGGAAGAATTTAGTGCCACCGGACCTATGGGACATCAAAAACTGCAAGATTTGCACAACAAGGTGAAGCTGCTTCAGGAGGCTGTGATGGATACAGGAAATGTTCTGGTGCTTGAACGATTAGATTCGAGTGCTAGTTTGGATGCTGCATGGAAAGAAATTGAAGGGTTAAAAACGACAGGAGCCTCCGACAATGACATCGCTAGATCAAAGTATAAGCAGCTCATGAGCGACATACAAATCGATATCGTTTTGAATTCTCCAAGGTACAAGAACGGTGTTCTTTCCCATGGCCTAAGAAACTCTAAAGAGGCTGGTGAACTGTGGGGAAAATATGAAGAGGGGTGCAGCACCCAAAATCAGAGCTACCGAACTGCAGAAATGGAAGGAAAGCTATTTGAGAAAGAATGCATTGGCAAGCTAGAACTCCCTGAGAAAGTAGAATCATGCCGTGACTGGAACAGAAAGGTCTTAGATAGACTCTTTTCTGATGCACAGAGGTTGCTGCTTCTGCAAGCGAGTATAAAGGAACTACAGAAGAACATGGAAACACCTGAAAGGATCAACCAGCCTACTAGATCAGAGCTCAATGCCATCGGCATGCAATTGAAAGACGCCGAGGGAACCATATCAGAGCTCAGTGAAGTTAATGGTAATTTGACAAAGCAAGTGGAAGACCTTTTTGCTTCCCCCGATGATCAGTCAGAGAAGAAGGCTAGTCACAGCAAAAGGCAGAAGCAAATCTCCGACTGGGCACAGAAGGTGTCTGAGAAAATCGGAAGGTTGGAATTGGAGATGAAGAAGATTCAATACGGTTTGCTGAAATTGAAGGATGAAAATGCAAATAAAAGAATGAGGACGATGAAACGGAGGGCTGGGATTCGCCTGAGGGAATACATCTATGGAAGGAGAAACAACAGGAGACAGAAGGAAGGTTCTTCCTGCGGCTGTTTGAGGCCTGCAGAGAACAGTGACTAA
- the LOC121977770 gene encoding nudC domain-containing protein 2-like — translation MAEKLASEKRHSFVNGGQKVFEWDQTLEEVDMYIDLPPKVPKKLFYCKIQSEHLEVGIKGNPSYLNYDLACPVKADSSFWTLEDEVMHITLQKRDKGNTWSSPVLGQGLLDSYAADLEQKRLMLQRFQEENLGFEFSQAQFSGTCPDPRTFMVGIS, via the exons ATGGCGGAGAAATTGGCGTCGGAGAAGCGCCACAGCTTCGTCAATGGCG GTCAGAAGGTTTTCGAATGGGATCAAACCCTGGAGGAGGTCGACATGTACATCGACCTCCCTCCCAAAGTTCCCAAGAAACTCTTTTACTGCAAGATCCAGTCCGAACACCTCGAAGTGGGGATCAAGGGCAATCCTTCTTATCTCA ATTATGATCTCGCCTGCCCTGTGAAGGCCGACTCGTCTTTCTGGACCCTTG AGGATGAAGTCATGCACATAACATTACAGAAGAGGGACAAAGGAAACACTTGGTCATCTCCCGTACTTGGTCAAGGTTTACTGGATTCATATGCTGCTGATCTTGAACAGAAGCGCCTTATGCTTCAAAGGTTTCAAGAAGAG AACCTTGGTTTTGAATTTTCTCAGGCTCAGTTCAGCGGTACCTGCCCTGATCCGAGGACCTTCATGGTTGGCATAAGCTAA